GACGTCCGGCGCCTTTCCGCCGCGAAGCCGGGAATGGCGAAGAAGCACACGACGAAGCCATGACTCGGGCAGAAGAATTGATCACGCTGATTATGTGAACAGCGGATGGCGTATCCGCCGGTAGAACGCCCCGCGGCGCCTTCGCGAGGGCTTGACTCCGAGGAGCCCGGACGGTCCCGCGCCTCCCTCCGGGTACGTCCGGCACCTCCGCCGGAAAACGTCCCGCACGCCCCCGGGGAACGTCCCGCGCCGCCCCGCGGGATGAGAGCGAGACGCGTAGGGGCGGGTCGGGTGCAGGGCGGGCGCGGCGGCTCGGTAGCCTAAGGCCGCTGACACACCCTTAGGGCGGCTTTACACCACCGCTCGACGACTGACGTCCGAAGTCCGCAGTCCGACTCGTTCAAGGAGTTGCCGCCGCCGTGAGCCGCAGCCTTCGACACGGCGCCCTCGCCGCCACCGCCACCGTGTTCTCGATCGTCACCCTGTCCGCCTGCGCGGCGGGCAACAACGCCGAGACGCTCAAGATCAGGCCGGACAACCCGGCCACCACGGTGGGCGACATCAAGATCCAGAACGTGAACGTGCTCACGCAGCCCGAGGGCGGCTCGGACGGCCCCGCCGTCGTCGCCGCGACGCTGTTCAACGCAGGCACCGAGCGCGAGGTGCTGGAGTCGGTCACGCTGCCCGGCAGCGACGTCGAGGTGAAGCTCCAGGCGGCCAAGGGCAACGGTCCCATCGTGGTCCCGGCCGGCGGCCAGGTCACGATCGGCGGCAAGGGCAACGCCGCCGCCGTGATCGAGAACAGCGGCGAGGCGGCGCGCAACGGCGACGTCCAGCAGGTCGTCTTCAAGCTCAGCCGGACCGGCGACGTCG
The nucleotide sequence above comes from Streptomyces sp. NBC_01116. Encoded proteins:
- a CDS encoding DUF461 domain-containing protein, giving the protein MSRSLRHGALAATATVFSIVTLSACAAGNNAETLKIRPDNPATTVGDIKIQNVNVLTQPEGGSDGPAVVAATLFNAGTEREVLESVTLPGSDVEVKLQAAKGNGPIVVPAGGQVTIGGKGNAAAVIENSGEAARNGDVQQVVFKLSRTGDVGLGASVFPAEGFFKDFGPSPKAEAPAPKPSPTPSGSASGDASGDAETPGTPENGASTEGAQGETGAQGETGTGDAASVPAAD